A stretch of DNA from Trichomycterus rosablanca isolate fTriRos1 chromosome 1, fTriRos1.hap1, whole genome shotgun sequence:
ATCTTTAAATCCCTCAAAACACTATAAAGTTACAAATTTTTACTGTATATGATTAAAGCTGGCATACCTCACGAGCATCCATCACTGTACCGACTCCAACAGTGAGAGCCATGGTAGGGACTTGGGACAGATCTCCATCAAAGAAACGAGCATTGGCCAGGATGGTGTCCATAGCCAAGGTCTTCACCCGGGTTCTAGACACAAGACTAGAGCCAGGCTCATTGAAAGCAATATGACCATCAGGTCCAATACCTGCAATATAAGTACAAACTTTGGTCGGCACTTGCCAAATTTCATGAGTGAATGTATTAATTCCTTGAAAATATGAAGCAAATTCAAAACTACACCCTGTAGACACTATCATTGGAGGTCTGAGGATAAGACACTTATCCAGGGGCCAGGTTCACAAACCAGAATTAGTTTATTGTTCTACACTGAAAGCACTTTTAATAAATCACCATAAATATTCCCATTAAGTTTAGGACTAAACGTAATCTGTTACTTACACTCATCCTTAGGTTTTGTAGTATCTATTTACAGAGACACTtaacacatacaggggttggacaaaataactgaaacacctgtcattttagtgtgggaggtttcatggctaaattggaccagtctggtggccaatcttcattaattgcacattgcaccagtaagagcagagtgtgaaggttcaattagcagggtaagagcacagttttgctcaaaatattgcaatgcacacaacattatgggtgacataccagagttcaaaagaggacaaattgttggtgcacgtcttgctggcgcatctgtgaccaagacagcaagtctttgtgatgtatcaagagccacggtatccagggtaatgtcagcataccaccaagaaggacaaaccacatccaacaggattaactgtggacgcaagaggaagctgtctgaaagggatgttcgggtgctaacccggattgtatccaaaaaacataaaaccacggctgcccaaatcacggcagaattaaatgtgcacctcaactctcctgtttccaccagaactgtccgtcgggagctccacagggtcaatatacacggccgggctgctatagccaaacctttggtcactcgtgccaatgccaaacgtcggtttcaatggtgcaaggagcgcaaatcttgggctgtggacaatgtgaaacatgtattgttctctgatgagtccacctttactgttttccccacatccgggagagttacggtgtggagaagccccaaagaagcgtaccacccagactgttgcatgcccagagtgaagcatgggggtggatcagtgatggtttgggctgccatatcatggcattcccttggcccaatacttgtgctagatgggcgcgtcactgccaaggactaccgaaccattctggaggaccatgtgcatccaatggcggtgccgtgtatcaggatgacaatgcaccaatacacacagcaagactggtgaaagattggtttgatgaacatgaaagtgaagttgaacatctcccatggcctgcacagtcaccagatctaaatattattgagccactttggggtgtttggagaagcgagtcaggaaacgttttcctccaccagcatcacgtagtgacctggccactatcctgcaagaagaatggcttaaaatccctctgaccactgtgcaggacttgtatatgtcatttccaagacgaattgacgctgtattggccgcaaaaggaggccctacaccatactaataaattattgtggtctaaaaccaggtgtttcagttattttgtccaacccctgtatgacAATGCTAGTAATTACATTTTACCTCTTTTTGAAAGGATAAAATATAAAGACTGAATATGttaaaattatgttttatgTAACATCCTAGCAACTGCTCTTAGATTTTCATTTTGAGAAGGTTTAATATCAATTTAGACAGACTGGAGTATACCTTGAATCTGTCACCTTTTGGTAAATGACAAAGAGTCAGAGGTCACTCAGTACTCTTACCACCAACGAAAAGATCAATCCCCCCAGCGGCTTTAATCTTCTCCTCAAAGTCATCACATTCCTTCTGCAGATCTGGAACATTGCCATTTAGAATATGTGTGTTCTCTGATCTAATGTCGATGTGCTTAAAGAAGTTGTTCCACATGAAGGAGTGATAACTTTCTGGGTGATCTCTGGGTAGACCTgttcaaaaataaaaatttagttTTTAGATACAAAAAAATAGTTTTACCATGTGTAAATCAGGCTATTTACAGTGCAAGCCCAAGTGCCTTCTTTCAATGTATTGCTTAAATCAGATCTTTAGGTTCTTAACATTCTTTTTATTAAACCTATATCTGACACAAATCTGAAAGAGTCATGCTCCTGAACTGACCCACAGTTCAGTAGACCCACTTTGCACAAATTGGATTCCACCCAGGATCCAActggcgccatcagtcagccagcaggggccgcagttgcaccagttatgaggacctgtgATCCAACTTTTTAcccccctaaccctatgaacaacagccaatcgttgttcatgcagccgcccagcccagtcagaaggcagagctgagattttatacgatgtattcgaaaccccaactctggtgtgctagcttactttaccgctgcgccacctgagcggcatgtgAGGAGTTTTGTGTGTTCTCCTGGTGTTTGCCTGGGTTTTATTAAATCTTCCAAAAATATGTAGGGTGTACATaaatggcgcagcggtaaagtacgctgactcaccagagttggggttttgattacatcgtatcgaatctcagctctgcctttctgactgggctgggcggaagtatgaacaacgattggctgttgttcttagGCTTaggaaagtcggatcataggtcctcataactggtgcgactgcggcccctgctggctgactgattgcacagggctgaggaatagaccactgaagtcgtttcgtcattttgtaggccacgccatgttgttatgcccatatttggtaacccgggtctaagagaaattttgaatgggaaatatgaatggaaatttcgcaaattgcctctcttgcatcctgtagtcataaaaaatgttccaaagctgttaggttttgttttatggagattcttctgtctattatcactggatcctctgaattatgaagtcgttaaagagtcaaaatatgaatattgctacatgtaagctaatgctactgcgcactgaattgacatcactaaactggaagcctcttaatgttttcattttttttcttgtataagcctcttaaataaccacacgaagcagcgcgattcaccagAGTAACAGTGgggtgatattcacaagttttggttgatatttttagtaggtagctacattaaagtagaaagcaaggatggtcgggtgttacgcctttggttgtactcaccaaaagcgagccgctcgttccgttgattcgattggtgtagttcagtctaattaatgcgcagtagcattagctttcgtgtagcattattagtattacgaccctttaacaacctcgtaattcagaggatccagtgatgtacaggagaaaaatttaCACAGGACAAACgtatagggttctgaacatgtttatttagcacaggaggcgattttttgaaaaccccgttcatttttcccataggaaatctgagttagacccgggtctccaaatatgggcataacaaggactacagaatgacgcacgacttcagtggtctataatgctgatgggggtgtggccctccgtgcacagtgcacctcaagtatatgaactcgactcgtgcgggtgaaaaaaaatcgggggaaaaaagaggggaaaaattattaaaaatataaaatatagggtgtacgtaaataaataagtgtgtgtgtgttaccttcaaCGGACTGGTGTCTTTTTAAGGGTGTATTCCTACCTTGTCACCTATGTTTCCAGCTGGCACCAGACCCAACTCATTCCAGGATATAGTAATACTGTTTCGTTAATTTGTGGTTGGTCAAAAAAGATGGTTGGTCAGTGTTAAGAAGAAATACATACCTACATACTCATCCATGTTAAAAGTCTTCACATACTGAAATGATATTTCTCCCTTTTTATAACACTCAATCAGCTTTTTATAGCATCCAAGTGGAGTACTGcctaaatacaaaataataaacaaacattattatAGAAAAGCACATCATTGTAACATTGCTTTTCATATGTTgtgtttaatatataaataataagtaatttaAAGTAGATTACCTGTCGGAAGGCCGAGAGTAAAGAACCTGTCCGGACCTGGATTAAATCGGATTATTTTATTTCGGATGTACTTGGCTGCCCACTCGCTGGCTTTATCATAATCTGTCAGTATAATTAGCTTCATTTCTGTTACTCTGTTTCAGTTATCTAGTCTAACCGGGTTAAAATAAGTTGTAATAATCAGACTGTAGTGTAGTTCTGTCTGTTTCAGACTTTAGCCTcataaaagtgagtgagtgcggAAGAGCTGTTTTTATCTATCAGCGCTGAGAGAACAGAGGAGGTTCAGGGAAAAACCTTCATTCATAACAAAATATGTTATAATAGTGCAACTTTTACACTAATAtgatttgttttatgtattttaatctGATTAATGAACGATACATGCAGTTAAAACAACGTACTATATTTACAATATCACGTATAGCGGTTTAAGATCATATGACTTTTCAGAAAGAGGATGAAACCAAATCAGCTGACACGTTGTTTTCGCCTCCTCGAACAGTCAAGGGCCGAATTCCAAACCGCTTTCTCAGTAATCATCTagtgcagtggttctcaaaccttttagaccgagtaccacccattatcaaatcgaaacttccaagtaccacctatgtttctcatcacagaaccacataaggctaacattaattaggtgtgtgtatatatatatatatatataaatatatatatatatatatacagtgtatcacagaagtgagtacacccctcacatttctgcagatatttaagtatatcttttcatgggacaacactgacaaaatgacactttgacacaatgaaaagtagtctgtgtgcagcttatataacagtgtaaattcattcttccctcaaaataactcaatatacagccattaatgtctaaaccaccggcaacaaaagtgagtacacccctaagagactacacccctaaatgtccaaattgagcactgcttgtcattttccctccaaaatgtcatgtgatttgttagtgttactaggtctcaggtgtgcatagggagcaggtgtgttcaatttagtagtacagctctcacactctctcatactggtcactgaaagttccaacatggcacctcatggcaaagaactctctgaggatcttaaaagacgaattgttgcgcaacatgaagatggccaaggctacaagaagattgccaacaccctgaaactgagctgcagcacagtggccaagatcatccagcgttttaaaagagcagggtccactcagaacagacctcgcgttggtcgtccaaagaagctgagtgcacgtgctcagcgtcacatccaactgctgtctttgaaagataggcgcaggagtgctgtcagcattgctgcagagattgaaaaggtggggggtcagcctggcagtgctcagaccatacgccgcacactacatcaaattggtctgcattgctgtcaccccagaaggaagccttttctgaagtctctacacaagaaagcccgcaaacagtttgctgaagacatgtcaacaaaggacatggattactggaaccatgtcctatggtctgatgagaccaagattaatttgtttggttcagatggtctcaagcatgagtggcggcaatcaggtgaggagtacaaagataagtgtgtcatgcctacagtcaagcatggtggtgggaatgccatggtctggggctgcatgagtgcagcaggtgttggggagttacatttcattgagggacacatgaactccaatatgtactgtgaaatactgaagcagagcatgatcccctccctccggaaactgggtcgcagggcagtgttccagcatgataatgaccccaaacacgcctctaagacgaccactgctttattgaagaggctgagggtaaaggtgatggactggccaagcatgtttccagacctaaacccaatagaacatctttggggcatcctcaagcggaaggtggaggagcgcaaagtctcgaatatctgccagctccgtgatgtcgtcatggaggagtggaaaagcattccagtggcaacctgtgaagctctggtaaactccatgcccaggagagttaaggcagttctgggaaataatggtggccacacaaaatattgacacttcaggactttttactaaggggtgtactcacttttgttgccggtggtttagacattaatggctgtatattgagttattttgagggaagaataaatttacactgttatataagctgcacacagactacttttcattgtgtcaaagtgtcattttgtcagtgttgtcccatgaaaagatatacttaaatatctgcagaaatgtgaggggtgtactcacttttgtgatacactgtatatatactgtatatatatatatacagttccTTTCAAGGAGCCGTTCAAAAAGTGACTTCAcgctactaggtaaactataagacaccctcgatattaacatcaaatttgcattaaatgtaggcctaaatcaaacatcacttaaatgagaaagattcatttcaaaaggcaaaaacactacagggaagaggcagactgtggttgcatttcattaagtttcagaaaaatcctctcttgtacagagatgtgactgtgtttgtttctgctttaaaacataagcacaattaaataatcagatttaacagaattaaacaagttcatagtttatttctcaattatttgtaattatactactatctctctctctctgtgtgtgtgtgtgtgtgtgtgtgtgtctcgttcTCCGCAATACTGAAAgatttgaatatcgacaatacACAGCCTTTATTACGATTTACGATTAATTCCCCTTTACTgatggaagctgaatgggtggattacagccgataagaattgtgcagaaataaaagactcggctcctttcgttcatttcaaagatccgttcaatagaatcggcatgtgagtgagtgggatgcgtctgtttagcggagcagccaggaacgagatcagtgagcttcaaacgcagatctgatctgataaaagcgagagatctactgataactttactgataactttactgataactttactgataactttactgataactttactgataccgtttcggaaatttccagatggaaaccgcgaacgtgaagtatagacgtaatgaagtacggtgtctgcgtagccccgaatattttaaataacatattagttttaatacgatttgttttaattcaactgattttattaaaacagaattataagaattttattagtaatttacacattttgttattttttatttattattattattattattattttcggtgcatgtaattacttttccgagattatctggcgtaccacctcgtgctgcttcacgtaccaccagtggtacgcgtaccacagtttgagaaccactgctctagaTGGCCTGCTTTTATTTGCCACAAGTTGTAAGTAGGTGAGTGAACATGTGAGTGTGTGACGCATTTGTAAAAGACTGGAGCTTTGTCCAGGTGGTATTACTGCCTTGCGCCCAGCATTTCCATGTGGGCTAATCAGAATAAAgtgcttataaataaataaacaaacctaCACAATAACAATTTAACGTTCATATTTATTAAAACCCAACATTTGCCACAGTCCCAGTAAGAGTACATAACAGTTGGTGTACTcattcatatacacacacaacaatagAATAGCAATGAACAggtttattgcatttttttttttttttttttttttttacaaaatgaaaGCACATGCATCATGTGGCCGATTATCATTCTGGCTGCGAAAAACCCTCTGGCTGGGAACATGGAATGATCTGGAGTGACTGGGAAATGTGACAACTCAGTCCTCTTAGTTGAGATCCATATCAGGTTTTGAATCGCTGGCTTCTGCACCATTCGTGGGCACTTTGTCAGTGCTGGGCTCGGCTTCGGCGTTCTCCTGTCCATTGACCGGTCCGTTTTGTTCTGCTGGTGTGTCCTCTTTTGGCACTTCTATTTTAGGCTTGGGTTTGGTTACAATGGGATTGCAGGTGGAAAACAGCTCCTGTTGGGCATCGATCACACATTACTGAGTTTATCACACAATCAATGCACATAAAGGTGCCACTAAGGACAGTTTAGCCCAACTGCACTAAAGTTAAAGCTGATTTAAGCCTTTTTAAGCACATGTAGAGTTCTTACCGGACAGGAGATACTGAAGATGTTGAAAAACAAATACTGACAGACAAATTAAGACCTCTACTTGTCCTGACTGGTTAAATGTGTGGCCCATATATTTGTCCTCATTCACAAAGCCTGCTGCAGCTCCAAAGACAGTTCAGTCAGCTACACcgatgaataaatacatgatcTTTGGTGACACAAAGTGGGCAGAGTCGGCGTTGAGCAAGCTTTATGCAAATTAGTAGCAAAGAGATGTAGTAATAAACCAATAGGAACTAAGCATTGAGCAGAGTGGTACACACTAGAGATAGAAGAGAAACGCGTTGTGGTGTTAAACTGCCGCAAACATACGGCAGCGAtcacaaataataaatgtcgtttttttttaatcatattgACTGAAATTTATAGACAAGAAATTTCCCTcaaggatttttatttttagcaggaACACGTCTGATTTCTAGTAAAAACTGGGTATGAAGGAATCTGATTTGTATCAATGGTCAATTTGTTTTTCTACTAGCCAGTAAAGTACACTGTACTGCCAAGAGGCAAAAAGTAGCTGCCGGTGTGATGTCATGGTTAGACCTGAGTGCCTGTAAAATCACTTTTTAGGACTGTGGTTCCAATTTTTTATTCTAAAACAGCAATTTCCaggctgtataaataaattactttttaatatgtcatcaaaataaacactaaaattaCTTCACTTTAGCAAAAAAAGAGAGAactgactttatatttaatacaacACACCAGAATGAAGTCTAGTAATTGGTTTGGCAGTGATACCACTactgatatttttatatttattcaacATCTGTCTGCCATTCGCCGATCCCTTTTCCCAGCCAACCACTGCTAAAGCCTGAAAAAGAAAGCTAGCAAGTGGAAGGGAGTCCTATAAGCCTATAATATAAATAGGTGGACTGCTTGTCCATTTGGTATTGGTTTCAGAACTAAAGCTCTAAAGTGTCTCTAGGCAGGTATGAGCAGGAATAATTATTGGTAGAATTATGTAATAACTCACCCTTGTTTTTGCGGTGATCTCTGCAGCTTTCACCACTGGATCCACAGTGAGgctctgtttgctctgctgGTTCATTTTGCTATTCATCCAGATCATCACCTCACTCACCATCTTGTCCACTTTCTGAATCTCTGCTTCATCCAAATGCTCATACTGCTCTTCCTTCAGTTTagagagtaaaataaaaattcagtcATGTGCAGATACAAAGTATTCAAGGGGGAAGGGGCGTTAGGAGTTTACCCACTTTTATTTtggttattttaattaaatatattggaTATCACGTGTCATTTGACTTACTTATTCATAAAAAGGAAGTTTATAAGCATAAAGAAAAACGTAATTTATGGTGGGGGGGCATTCATTAATATTAGGGATGCAAAATTTGccaatttgtttttaatgcattttctccccattttcctcctgatttagtgcactcaattttttgttttccgctgctgagagatgccagattgcatccaaggagagcacgtcgctgtacacgcctcttccgacacgtgtacagccctcctcttctcgcccctgcattctgcacaggcgtctcttccgccaatctttacacagcgtatgaagacccacccacccacacatagtccggcccccaccctgcagatacggtggccaattagtatctgctgcaggcactgccaattatgcccgccagatggcgccttGCCGACCGGTGCcaacaccaagtttcgaaccgaggagttcagaaactcggtggtggtgtgctagcggaatatcccgctgcgccacctgggtgccttgcCAAATTTTTTAACCAAGAAAAGAACGTCATAACCAATAAAAGACAAGCATATAgcattacattaaaatataaaaaaataatcttaCTGTTCTATATTACTCTGTTTATGCTTATGAATATATTCTTTCAAAAGAATATCTGCTCTGACATATGCTCTGAACattaacacaaaacacaaaacttaaTGTAATAAACTCTAACCTTTATTTTAAAGGCCTCTACAATCTTCATGTACTGCTGAAGTTGTTTCCCCAGCTCTTCAAAAGCTTTCGGTCGCTCCTCAGACTCTGTGTATCTGTCTTGGATGGGTTGGCCAAATTTCTACAGAATTAAAGAAACATCAATCACAGAACAAACCATAATAAAGATCAGTGAGTGACACTCTGTGTGTGATACAGATCTATGAACCCATATGAACATTTTCTAGCTGTGGTAATTATCTGGGCAATATACCAGGCCAAACTACAATGGCAGAATGCCAAATTCACTTTGCAGGCatgtataaaaaatacattattgcTTCAGACTTTGCAAAGACAACATGCTCCTTTCAGATGATTGAAGAGAGGAAGGGAGCTAATATTGAAAATGTACAGAGACAGTTGGGACTAGTTGGGCAAGATCGAGATCAGACCCAATTTTCACCACAAAAAAAACGCTCGAGTTTTTTTTAGATTGGATCAAGGGTCTCTTGTCTGTCAAGGGTCTCAGTGCTGTTGTTTTGTTCAAGTGCGACAACATTCAAGGACAGCAGGTGATCGCTAAGGACTGAGGGCCCTACATGTAgccgtgtatgtatgtgtatatactgtacatgtacagtggtgttcaaaaatatagcagtccaacaccattaacttgataaatcactgtttttagtagaagtgatatttctacattgcaaataatttacttgaaagtgtagtagagtgttgaaaacaaaacaaacccaacaattaggacatgcatgccgctcattctgagtaattgaagcattgattgaaaggggattgtttaaaataatagcaCTGAGGaattcaattggtgaagtcatgcattctgcagaagaacgggtgtcaattttggcccttatttaaggtaggatgatggcaaatgttgcacaggttggtcatagcacatttccttctgaaatactgggtaaaatgggttgttccagacattgttctgatgaacagcgtacttttattaaaaagttgattgtagagggaaaaaacatacagagaagtgcagcaaattattggctgctcagctaaaatgatctcaaatgccttgaagtgacaaccaaaacctgaaagacgcggaaGGAAGTGTGGAACTGTTGTTCAactggatcgaagaatagccaaaatggcaaatactcagccaatgatcacctccagaaagatcaaggaacatctgaagttaccagtgagtacagaagatgattaagtgaagccaatttaccagcaagaactccttgcaaagtcccgttgttaagaaaaagacgtcctgaatgggttcaaatttgccaagaacacattaactggtccaaagagaaatggctcaacatttgtggactgatgaaagcaaaattgttctttttgggtctagtggccatagacagtatgtcagacgaccctcgagcactgaattcaagccacagtacactgtgaaggtggtaaagcatggtggtacaaaatgatgatatgaggatgtttttcataccatggtgttacgcctagttatcacatacgagggatcatggatcagttagaatatatcagaatacttgaggagatcatgttgccctatgttgaagaagaaatgtccttaaaatgggagttttaacatgacaatgacccaaaacatcttggttacagacaattaagattgaggtaatagagtgaccagcacaatcccctgacttcaatcccatagagaacttgtgggctgacgtctgaaacgtgtttttttttaaaggcaaatcccaaaattgcagaagaactgtggaatgtcgtctaatcatcctggactggaatacctgttcagaggtgccagaagttggtcgactccatgcaacacagatctcagaaacaattgttatgccactaaatattagagtttttaaagaaaaatgctgcactgctattattttgaacagcctaaaattaatttttcttaactttctgtaaaggattaacacaaactggctaaatgttgttaatgttttgatttagaattgaaagtgtaatattttcagtgcatttgcatttatggaaataaaagttattataatgattttgtgctttatttgctttttaaaaaaatcactgctatttttttgaacaccactgtatatgtgtgtacttaagtatattcatacacatgcgTATGTACGCCGATGTGTATATagatatggctatattggcccaattcAATTCAATGTACAATACCAGTCACTttatcactttactatttaatatttaatctatatttaatctgtaccatatactgtatacttgaaACTGTACCTTCCTGCACTTTTTTTAATTCCATTCgtttatttacactcaatccatcctcatctataataactgctctgtagttgtgcaatatatgtaaaactcaggttaccTTTAATCTTGGttatgtttgtgctgtttttttcgACTGTCTTCACACCTACTCAAAC
This window harbors:
- the gnpda1 gene encoding glucosamine-6-phosphate isomerase 1, which translates into the protein MKLIILTDYDKASEWAAKYIRNKIIRFNPGPDRFFTLGLPTGSTPLGCYKKLIECYKKGEISFQYVKTFNMDEYVGLPRDHPESYHSFMWNNFFKHIDIRSENTHILNGNVPDLQKECDDFEEKIKAAGGIDLFVGGIGPDGHIAFNEPGSSLVSRTRVKTLAMDTILANARFFDGDLSQVPTMALTVGVGTVMDAREVMILITGAHKAFALYKAIEEGVNHMWTVSAFQQHPQTIFVCDEDATQELRVKTVKYFKGMMHVHNKLVEEP